In the Armatimonas rosea genome, CCCTGCTGCATCTTCTGCGTGTTGTCGGTGAGGGCGTTGCCGATATCGATCTGGCCGCAGGCGATATTGTAGGCGCGGCCATCCAGCGCCGTGGACTTGGTCAGCCCGGAGATCGCGTGCTTGGTGGCGGTGTACGATGCCGAGTAGGGGCGGGGCACCTGTGCCGAGACCGAGCCGTTGTTGATGATGCGCCCGCCCATCGGGTCCTGGCTCTTCATCAGCTTGAACGCCTCTTGCGTGCACAGAAAGGTCGCGGTGAGGTTTGTCTCCACCACGGCCTGCCAGTCGTCGAGGCTCAGCGTGTCGATGGGGCCATTGCGGACGATCCCGGCGTTGTTGAAGAGCACATCGAGCCGCCCAAACGCCGCCTTGGTCTGGGCAAAGAGCGCCCGAATCGCCTCGGGGTCGCGCACATCGGTGGGGACCGCCAGCGCCCGCTCGCCCGCCTCGCCCGCCAGAGCGACGGTCTGCTCCAGCGCATCGGCGCGGCGGCCGGCCAGCGCGACGGAGTACCCGGCGTGGAGGAGCGCTAGGGTGACGGCGCGGCCCACGCCGCTCCCTGCTCCCGTGACAAGGGCGATCTTACTCATGAGTGATTTTCTTCTTTCTGCTCGGGCCAAGTGAGCGCAAAGAGCGCTGCGAGGAGCGGCAGGACACCCGCCACGAGGATCATCGGGGCGAACTTGCCCATCGCATTGGTGTGCGTGTCGGCGTAGCGGCCCACGAGCGGGTGGAGCAGGGAGTTGATGAGCCACGACGAAGCACCGACGGCTCCGAGGCACTTCGCGGTGTGCTGTGGCGAGACATCTTGCATCAGGGCATAGAGGATCGCAAAGACCCCCATGAGCCCGGCCCCGACCAGGCAGTAGAGCGGCACCATGATCTCGCGGCCGGGGAGGAAAATAAGTGGGGTTGCGAGCAGGCACAGCCCCGATGCAAAGAGCAGAATTTTCTGGCGGGCACGCTCGATCGAGCACGTGGGGGAGACCAGCTTGCGTGTGAGAAAACCGATCCCAATGCTCCCCACATCGGCCGTCAGGTAGAACGCGATCAGGAGATACTGGAGCTGCTTGTCGGTGAACTTGAGGTCGATTACCAGGTGGCGTGGGAGCCAGACGCGATAAAAATGCCAGCTCATGTTCACCGCCACTCCTAGCGCCAGCACGATCCAGAACCTGCGCTG is a window encoding:
- a CDS encoding SDR family oxidoreductase yields the protein MSKIALVTGAGSGVGRAVTLALLHAGYSVALAGRRADALEQTVALAGEAGERALAVPTDVRDPEAIRALFAQTKAAFGRLDVLFNNAGIVRNGPIDTLSLDDWQAVVETNLTATFLCTQEAFKLMKSQDPMGGRIINNGSVSAQVPRPYSASYTATKHAISGLTKSTALDGRAYNIACGQIDIGNALTDNTQKMQQGVPQADGTLAVEPVMDVEHVAQSVLHMASLPLDANVLFMTVMATKMPLVGRG